One window from the genome of Mumia sp. ZJ1417 encodes:
- a CDS encoding alpha/beta fold hydrolase, translating to MSAPPTTRTRVMSADGTAIGVTRRGSGPPVVLVDGALTSSRTDPGRPLAAALATRFTVYDYDRRGRGTSGDTPPYTPAREVDDLTAVIAHAGPGACLFGMSSGAALALEAVAAGLPVRRLAVYEPPYTGEVTGPADVRRMRNELEAILADDARGSARYGDAVARLMATTGMPQEMVTLVRHTPVWREYEALAPTLAYDLALLDDGIVPRRRFEHVDVPTLVLDGAASPELLRRPSRIVACLVSAAAYQSLPDQTHDVDPTVLAPILADFFA from the coding sequence ATGAGCGCCCCTCCGACGACGCGCACCCGCGTCATGTCCGCCGACGGGACTGCGATCGGGGTCACCCGGCGCGGAAGCGGGCCTCCCGTGGTGCTGGTCGACGGCGCCCTCACATCAAGCCGCACTGATCCTGGCCGGCCGCTCGCCGCCGCGCTCGCGACACGGTTCACCGTGTACGACTACGACCGCCGCGGACGCGGGACCAGCGGCGACACTCCCCCGTACACACCGGCCCGCGAGGTCGACGACCTGACGGCCGTGATCGCCCACGCGGGCCCGGGCGCCTGCCTCTTCGGGATGTCGTCCGGTGCCGCGCTCGCGCTGGAAGCGGTCGCCGCAGGCCTCCCCGTACGACGCCTGGCCGTCTACGAGCCCCCGTACACCGGCGAGGTCACCGGCCCTGCCGACGTCCGCCGCATGCGCAACGAGCTCGAGGCGATCCTGGCCGACGACGCGCGCGGGTCCGCGCGGTACGGCGACGCGGTCGCGCGGCTGATGGCGACGACCGGCATGCCTCAGGAGATGGTGACGCTTGTCCGGCACACCCCCGTGTGGCGGGAGTACGAGGCGCTGGCGCCGACCCTCGCGTACGACCTCGCGCTGCTCGACGACGGGATCGTGCCACGCCGCCGGTTCGAGCACGTCGACGTCCCGACGCTCGTCCTCGACGGCGCCGCGAGCCCGGAGCTGCTGCGCCGTCCGTCACGGATCGTGGCGTGCCTCGTGAGCGCCGCCGCGTACCAGTCGCTCCCGGACCAGACCCACGACGTCGATCCGACGGTCCTCGCGCCCATCCTCGCGGACTTCTTCGCCTGA
- a CDS encoding GMC family oxidoreductase: MTSYDYVVVGAGSAGAVVATRLTEDPSVSVLLLEAGPVDDADEIAIPAAFANLIKTRWDWGYSTVAQKQLGGRRAYWPRMKALGGCSSMNAMIYIRGNRVDYDTWRDAHGATGWGYEDVLPYFLRSEGNTRLAGPYHGQHGPVRVEDRVYTHPLSEAWVESAVASGLKATDDFNGESQEGAGLYQVTCRKGRRWSVVDAYLRPALIRPNLTVLTGALVTRIVIEGGRATGVAYRVAGGEQIARAEREVVLSGGAVNSPQVLMLSGIGPAAHLREHGIDVVADLPGVGANLHDHPALPLVWATRDSTDLAEASTLGNLLRWKATGKGPLASNVGEAGAFFATRDGLAAPDLQAHVAPSAFYDNGMHEPQVRSMTIAPTLVSVASRGSLRLRSADPTWHPEIDAAYYDDQSDLDAMVAGTQRLLETVASGPLARFLKDLWLPSARRAVPTEAELVAHARAQTQTLFHPVGTCAMGDGEAAVVDPELRVRGVVGLRVVDASVMPVVPRGNTNAPTIMVGEKAADLLRGRVLPPARVGGARVGA; this comes from the coding sequence ATGACGTCGTACGACTACGTGGTGGTGGGTGCCGGCAGTGCCGGAGCGGTGGTCGCGACGAGGCTCACGGAGGACCCGTCCGTGTCCGTCCTCCTGCTGGAGGCCGGGCCGGTCGACGACGCCGACGAGATCGCGATCCCGGCCGCCTTCGCGAACCTCATCAAGACCCGCTGGGACTGGGGCTACAGCACGGTCGCTCAGAAGCAGCTCGGCGGCCGCAGGGCGTACTGGCCACGCATGAAGGCGCTCGGCGGCTGCTCGTCGATGAACGCGATGATCTACATCCGCGGCAACCGGGTCGACTACGACACGTGGCGCGATGCGCACGGCGCGACCGGATGGGGGTACGAGGACGTCCTTCCGTACTTCCTGCGTTCCGAGGGCAACACCCGCCTCGCGGGCCCGTACCACGGGCAGCACGGCCCGGTGCGTGTCGAGGACCGCGTCTACACCCACCCGCTGAGCGAGGCGTGGGTCGAGTCGGCGGTGGCCTCGGGCCTGAAGGCGACCGACGACTTCAACGGCGAGTCGCAGGAGGGCGCGGGGCTCTATCAGGTCACGTGCCGCAAGGGCCGGCGCTGGTCCGTGGTCGACGCCTATCTGCGCCCGGCGCTCATTCGCCCGAACCTCACCGTGCTGACCGGGGCGCTGGTCACGCGGATCGTGATCGAGGGCGGGCGGGCCACCGGCGTCGCGTACCGCGTGGCCGGCGGCGAGCAGATCGCCCGCGCCGAGCGCGAGGTCGTGCTGTCCGGCGGCGCGGTCAACAGCCCGCAGGTCCTCATGCTCTCCGGCATCGGCCCGGCGGCCCACCTGCGCGAGCACGGCATCGACGTCGTCGCCGACCTGCCCGGTGTCGGCGCCAACCTCCACGACCACCCGGCGCTGCCGCTCGTCTGGGCGACCAGGGACTCGACCGACCTCGCGGAGGCGTCGACGCTCGGCAACCTCCTGCGCTGGAAGGCGACCGGCAAGGGGCCGCTCGCCTCGAACGTCGGTGAGGCGGGGGCGTTCTTCGCCACCCGTGACGGGCTCGCGGCACCCGATCTCCAGGCGCACGTCGCGCCGAGCGCGTTCTACGACAACGGCATGCACGAGCCTCAGGTCCGGTCGATGACGATCGCGCCGACGCTGGTCAGCGTCGCGAGCCGCGGGTCGCTCCGGCTGCGGTCGGCGGACCCGACCTGGCACCCGGAGATCGACGCCGCCTACTACGACGACCAGTCCGACCTCGATGCGATGGTCGCCGGGACGCAGCGGCTCCTCGAGACCGTGGCGTCGGGGCCGCTCGCGCGCTTCCTCAAGGATCTGTGGCTGCCCTCGGCGCGGCGCGCGGTGCCGACCGAGGCCGAGCTCGTCGCGCACGCCCGGGCGCAGACCCAGACGCTGTTCCATCCCGTCGGCACCTGCGCCATGGGCGACGGGGAGGCCGCGGTCGTCGATCCGGAGCTGCGGGTGCGGGGAGTCGTGGGACTGCGGGTGGTGGATGCGTCGGTCATGCCGGTCGTGCCGCGCGGCAACACCAACGCGCCGACGATCATGGTCGGCGAGAAGGCTGCTGACCTGCTGCGGGGGCGCGTCCTGCCGCCGGCGCGGGTGGGCGGCGCGCGCGTCGGTGCGTGA